In Phreatobacter stygius, a genomic segment contains:
- a CDS encoding DUF2783 domain-containing protein — MAQLDTASRFADPDSAFRLLVEAHRGLSETESADLNARLVLLLANHIGDADVLAEAIAAARKAG, encoded by the coding sequence ATGGCCCAACTCGACACCGCCTCGCGTTTTGCCGATCCGGATTCAGCCTTCCGCCTGCTGGTCGAGGCGCATCGCGGGTTGTCGGAAACCGAGAGCGCCGATCTCAATGCCCGGCTGGTGCTGTTGCTCGCCAATCACATCGGCGATGCCGACGTGCTTGCCGAGGCCATCGCGGCCGCCCGCAAGGCGGGTTAG
- a CDS encoding PACE efflux transporter — translation MRTTADRIRHTILFELVSLAIVLPAGSWLFGIGLEQMGVIGVGSSIVATIWNYVYNLGFDHLMLRLTGRVAKSLPVRIAHALLFEAGLLLVLLPAIAWYLGISLMEAFIMDIAIAGFYVVYAFVFNLAYDRAFPLPVKTPAKEPAKELAKAPAFSDAMA, via the coding sequence ATGCGCACGACCGCCGACCGTATCCGCCACACCATTCTGTTCGAACTCGTCAGCCTGGCCATCGTCCTGCCGGCCGGCAGCTGGCTGTTCGGCATCGGCCTGGAGCAGATGGGCGTCATCGGCGTCGGCAGCTCGATCGTCGCCACCATCTGGAACTATGTCTACAATCTCGGCTTCGATCACCTGATGCTGCGGCTGACCGGCCGGGTCGCCAAGAGCCTGCCGGTGCGTATCGCCCACGCCCTGCTGTTCGAAGCCGGACTGCTGCTGGTCCTGCTGCCGGCCATTGCCTGGTATCTCGGCATCAGCCTGATGGAGGCCTTCATCATGGATATCGCGATCGCCGGCTTCTACGTGGTCTATGCCTTCGTGTTCAACCTGGCCTATGACCGCGCCTTCCCGCTGCCGGTCAAGACGCCGGCCAAGGAACCGGCCAAGGAACTGGCCAAGGCACCGGCTTTCAGCGACGCGATGGCCTGA
- a CDS encoding LysR family transcriptional regulator, translating to MSISLEQMEAFVAAAEAGSFSAAARRLGRVQSAVSTQVANLEIDLGVKLFSRAGRYPKLTAAGERLLAEARVVIERREHFIGVAASLEQGVEARLVLALDELYPESKIGELMAAFAAEFPSVELEILFPLMEDVSRMVLDGSADLGIMWRQEVLPPALGFHTIGWVPLQLVCARDHPLARARVAWEELKRHRQLMLATRSDSQEKMRLRVAAEVWWVESHWVILELVKHGIGWAFVSDHVIAASSTRPHLVTPELQFDNSDWPVALELIWHKQRKPGRAASWLKDRFSRERIGLDWDGT from the coding sequence ATGAGCATTTCCCTGGAGCAGATGGAGGCTTTCGTCGCCGCCGCCGAGGCGGGCTCGTTTTCGGCTGCCGCCCGCCGCCTCGGCCGCGTCCAGTCGGCGGTGAGCACCCAGGTCGCCAATCTCGAGATCGATCTCGGGGTGAAGCTGTTCAGCCGCGCCGGCCGCTATCCGAAGCTGACCGCCGCCGGTGAGCGGCTGCTGGCCGAGGCGCGCGTCGTGATCGAGCGGCGCGAGCATTTCATTGGCGTCGCGGCGAGCCTCGAGCAGGGCGTCGAGGCACGGCTGGTGCTGGCGCTCGACGAACTCTATCCGGAAAGCAAGATCGGCGAGCTGATGGCGGCCTTCGCCGCCGAGTTTCCCTCGGTCGAGCTGGAGATCCTGTTTCCCTTGATGGAGGACGTCAGCCGCATGGTGCTCGATGGCAGCGCCGATCTCGGCATCATGTGGCGCCAGGAGGTGCTGCCGCCGGCGCTGGGCTTCCACACCATCGGCTGGGTGCCGCTGCAACTGGTCTGCGCGCGCGATCATCCGCTCGCCCGCGCGCGCGTCGCCTGGGAAGAGCTGAAGCGCCACCGCCAGCTGATGCTGGCGACCCGTTCCGACAGTCAGGAGAAGATGCGCCTGCGGGTCGCCGCCGAGGTCTGGTGGGTGGAAAGCCACTGGGTGATCCTGGAACTGGTCAAGCACGGCATCGGCTGGGCCTTCGTGTCCGATCACGTGATCGCCGCCTCCTCCACCCGTCCGCATCTGGTCACGCCGGAACTGCAGTTCGACAACAGCGACTGGCCGGTGGCCCTCGAGCTGATCTGGCACAAGCAGCGCAAGCCCGGCCGGGCGGCCTCCTGGCTCAAGGATCGTTTCTCGCGCGAGCGGATCGGGCTGGACTGGGACGGCACATGA
- a CDS encoding VOC family protein has protein sequence MYSHVTAGTNDIERSRAFYDATLGALGFVRRWDFPASSGYAPQGEMRPQYWILRPFDENPARAGNGVMPGFLALDRAAVDAFYRAALAHGGQDEGPPGLRPHYHPHYYGAYVRDPDGNKLCACCHQPYPGDK, from the coding sequence ATGTATAGCCACGTGACTGCCGGCACCAATGACATCGAGCGCTCGCGCGCCTTTTACGACGCGACGCTGGGCGCGCTCGGTTTTGTCAGGCGCTGGGATTTCCCGGCATCGTCGGGCTATGCGCCGCAAGGCGAGATGCGCCCGCAATATTGGATCCTGCGGCCCTTCGACGAAAATCCGGCACGCGCCGGCAATGGCGTCATGCCGGGCTTCCTGGCGCTCGACCGGGCGGCGGTCGATGCCTTCTACCGTGCGGCCCTGGCCCATGGCGGCCAGGACGAGGGCCCGCCCGGCCTGCGCCCGCATTACCACCCGCATTATTACGGCGCCTATGTCCGCGATCCCGACGGCAACAAGCTCTGCGCCTGCTGCCATCAGCCCTATCCCGGCGACAAATAG
- a CDS encoding M48 family metallopeptidase has product MPGQAFGLYSHIRNNRIRSGFLIAGLFLLAYLMTFGVILVFHGLNGLPYGANVKLETFRTFLWALPFVTLGTLVWVLIGYRFNVALVGTMSGATGVTRADNPKLYKMLENLCISRGLTMPKLAIVESDALNAFASGVNDKQFTITVTSGLINTLDDAEIEAVLAHELTHIRNGDVRLMIIAVVIAGVLSLIGEITFRMFTSGGFRSSSSDDSRKANFAAVAIGVALIVVSWFLAVVIRLSLSRSREYLADAGAVELTKNPDAMISALLKISGRADIDGVPSGLMDMCFENDPDDISDLFSTHPSITKRVQALVDMAGGRLPQAMPPHPPAMRDRQDLPTMVQDRGPWGARPRA; this is encoded by the coding sequence ATGCCGGGCCAGGCCTTCGGGCTCTACAGCCATATCCGCAACAACAGGATCCGGTCCGGCTTTCTGATCGCCGGATTGTTCCTGCTCGCCTATCTCATGACCTTCGGCGTGATCCTGGTGTTCCATGGGCTGAACGGCCTGCCCTATGGCGCCAACGTCAAGCTCGAGACCTTCCGGACGTTCCTCTGGGCCCTGCCCTTCGTGACGCTCGGCACGCTCGTCTGGGTGTTGATCGGCTACCGCTTCAACGTCGCCCTGGTCGGCACCATGTCGGGCGCAACCGGCGTCACCCGCGCGGACAATCCGAAACTCTACAAGATGCTGGAGAACCTCTGCATCTCGCGTGGCCTGACCATGCCCAAGCTCGCCATCGTCGAAAGCGACGCGCTGAATGCCTTTGCCAGCGGCGTCAACGACAAGCAGTTCACCATCACGGTGACCTCCGGGCTGATCAACACGCTCGACGACGCCGAGATCGAGGCGGTGCTGGCCCATGAACTGACCCATATCCGCAATGGCGACGTCAGGCTGATGATCATCGCGGTGGTGATCGCCGGCGTCCTCTCGCTGATCGGCGAGATCACCTTCCGCATGTTCACCAGCGGCGGCTTCCGGTCGTCCTCCTCGGACGACAGCCGCAAGGCCAATTTCGCGGCGGTCGCGATCGGCGTCGCGCTCATCGTGGTGTCGTGGTTCCTGGCGGTCGTGATCCGCCTGTCGCTGTCGCGCTCGCGCGAATATCTCGCCGATGCCGGCGCGGTGGAACTGACCAAGAACCCGGACGCGATGATCTCGGCGCTTCTGAAGATTTCCGGCCGCGCCGATATCGACGGCGTGCCGTCCGGGCTGATGGACATGTGTTTCGAGAACGATCCTGACGATATCAGCGACCTGTTCTCGACCCACCCCTCGATCACCAAGCGGGTCCAGGCCCTGGTCGACATGGCCGGCGGCCGGCTGCCGCAGGCCATGCCGCCGCATCCGCCGGCGATGCGCGACCGCCAGGACCTGCCGACCATGGTGCAGGATCGCGGCCCCTGGGGCGCCCGGCCGCGGGCCTGA
- a CDS encoding LemA family protein: MVWAIVGVIALLVVYAIFIYNGLVGMQQRVNQAFADIDVQLKQRHDLIPNLVETVKGYAAHERGTLEAVVEARNAAQAAQGPAAQAAAEQQLSGAVGRLLALAEAYPDLKASANFQQLQTDLTDVENKLAAARRFFNNAVSEFNAAIQAFPAVLFAQQMGFAAREFFDVGADARTTMDAAPPTVKF, from the coding sequence ATGGTTTGGGCCATTGTCGGCGTCATCGCCCTCCTCGTCGTCTATGCGATCTTCATCTATAACGGCCTTGTCGGCATGCAGCAGCGGGTCAACCAGGCCTTCGCCGACATCGACGTGCAGTTGAAGCAGCGCCACGACCTGATCCCCAATCTGGTCGAGACGGTGAAGGGTTATGCGGCGCACGAGCGCGGCACGCTGGAGGCCGTGGTCGAGGCGCGCAACGCCGCCCAGGCCGCGCAGGGACCGGCGGCCCAGGCTGCGGCCGAACAGCAGCTGAGCGGTGCGGTCGGCCGGCTTCTGGCGCTCGCCGAAGCCTATCCGGACCTCAAGGCCAGCGCCAATTTCCAGCAATTGCAGACCGACCTCACCGATGTCGAGAACAAGCTCGCCGCCGCCCGCCGCTTCTTCAACAATGCGGTGAGCGAGTTCAATGCCGCGATCCAGGCTTTCCCGGCCGTGCTGTTCGCCCAGCAGATGGGTTTCGCGGCCAGGGAATTCTTCGATGTCGGAGCGGATGCGCGCACCACCATGGATGCCGCGCCACCGACCGTGAAGTTCTGA
- a CDS encoding ABCB family ABC transporter ATP-binding protein/permease yields the protein MSRTILHLWPFIWPGDRADLKLRVVWAMVMLMVAKLVTMVVPFTFKWATDALAAPRVADMSWWLWLMAPPVALTLGYGLARIVMALITQMRDGLFAKVSMHAVRRLALITFEHMHKLSLRFHLERKTGGLTRVLERGRNGIETIVRMLMLQLAPTIIELVMIVGVLLWMFDWRYVAVILATVVLYLWFTYSATEWRISIRRDMNDSDNNANVKAIDSLLNYETVKYFGAEAREKARYDVSMEKYEAASTKAYTSLAVLNSGQAVIFTLGMTACMVMCAIDIAQGRNTVGDFVMINAMMIQLYQPLNFMGMVYREIKQAVTDIEAMFQILDRNPEIQDKPDAPALAVNGGAIRFDNVTFAYDPARPILKGVTFEVPAGKTVAIVGPSGAGKSTISRLLFRFYEISGGRITIDGQDIREVTQGSLRHAIGMVPQDTVLFNDTIRYNIRYGRWDADDAEVEAAARLAQIHEFIRHSPEGYETEVGERGLKLSGGEKQRVAIARTILKSPPILVLDEATSALDSHTEREIQGALDKVAENRTAIVIAHRLSTIVGADEIIVLDGGRVAERGTHGELLARGGLYAGLWNRQREAAEAQEKIAGLDRGVPARAQEPASQSQESISELLSEPSSKTPQEAAE from the coding sequence TTGTCGCGCACCATCCTGCATCTGTGGCCGTTCATCTGGCCGGGCGACCGCGCCGACCTGAAGCTCCGGGTGGTCTGGGCCATGGTCATGCTGATGGTCGCCAAGCTCGTGACCATGGTCGTGCCGTTCACCTTCAAATGGGCGACCGACGCGTTGGCAGCCCCGAGGGTCGCCGACATGTCGTGGTGGCTGTGGCTGATGGCGCCGCCAGTGGCGCTGACGCTCGGCTACGGCCTTGCCCGCATCGTCATGGCGCTGATCACCCAGATGCGCGACGGCCTGTTCGCCAAGGTGTCGATGCATGCGGTCCGGCGGCTGGCGCTGATCACCTTCGAGCACATGCACAAGCTGTCGCTGCGCTTCCATCTGGAGCGCAAGACCGGCGGGCTGACCCGCGTGCTGGAGCGCGGCCGCAACGGCATCGAGACCATCGTGCGCATGCTGATGCTGCAGCTGGCGCCGACCATCATCGAGCTGGTGATGATCGTCGGCGTGCTCCTGTGGATGTTCGACTGGCGTTATGTCGCGGTGATCCTGGCGACCGTGGTGCTCTATCTCTGGTTCACCTATTCGGCGACCGAATGGCGCATCAGCATCCGTCGCGACATGAACGACAGCGACAACAACGCCAATGTGAAGGCGATCGACTCGCTGTTGAACTACGAGACGGTGAAATATTTCGGCGCCGAGGCGCGCGAAAAGGCCCGCTACGACGTCTCCATGGAGAAATACGAGGCGGCTTCCACCAAGGCCTATACCTCGCTCGCCGTGCTGAACTCGGGCCAGGCGGTGATCTTCACGCTCGGCATGACCGCCTGCATGGTGATGTGCGCCATCGACATTGCCCAGGGCCGCAACACGGTCGGCGACTTCGTCATGATCAATGCCATGATGATCCAGCTCTACCAGCCGCTCAATTTCATGGGCATGGTCTATCGCGAGATCAAACAGGCGGTGACCGACATCGAGGCGATGTTCCAGATCCTCGACCGCAATCCGGAAATCCAGGACAAGCCGGACGCCCCGGCGCTCGCCGTCAATGGCGGCGCGATCCGCTTCGACAATGTCACCTTCGCTTACGATCCGGCCCGGCCGATCCTGAAGGGCGTGACCTTCGAGGTGCCGGCCGGCAAGACGGTGGCGATCGTCGGCCCGTCGGGCGCCGGCAAATCGACCATCTCGCGCCTGCTGTTCCGCTTCTACGAGATATCCGGCGGCCGCATCACCATTGACGGCCAGGATATCCGCGAGGTCACCCAGGGCTCGCTGCGCCACGCCATCGGCATGGTGCCGCAGGACACGGTGCTGTTCAACGACACGATCCGCTACAATATCCGCTACGGCCGCTGGGACGCCGATGACGCCGAGGTCGAGGCGGCCGCCAGGCTCGCCCAGATCCACGAGTTCATCCGGCACAGTCCGGAGGGCTATGAGACCGAGGTGGGCGAGCGCGGCCTGAAACTCTCGGGCGGCGAGAAGCAGCGCGTGGCGATCGCCCGCACCATCCTGAAGTCGCCGCCGATCCTGGTGCTGGACGAAGCGACCTCGGCACTCGACAGCCATACCGAGCGCGAGATCCAGGGTGCGCTCGACAAGGTGGCGGAGAACCGCACGGCGATCGTCATCGCCCACCGGCTGTCGACCATCGTCGGCGCCGACGAGATCATCGTGCTCGACGGCGGCCGGGTCGCCGAACGCGGCACCCATGGCGAACTGCTTGCGCGCGGCGGCCTCTATGCCGGATTGTGGAATCGCCAGCGCGAGGCAGCCGAGGCCCAGGAGAAGATCGCCGGCCTCGATCGCGGCGTACCGGCGCGGGCTCAGGAGCCTGCCTCACAATCGCAAGAATCGATCAGTGAACTGCTGAGCGAACCCTCCAGCAAGACGCCCCAAGAGGCGGCGGAATGA
- a CDS encoding TIGR00730 family Rossman fold protein, with the protein MATIRSICVYCGSGNGHAAVHLQAAKEFGAAMGKAGLRLVYGGGGTGLMGALAGAVIENGGQVTGIIPEFLKRKEMAMDGVQEMITVPDMHVRKMMMFHKADSFVALPGGIGTLEELVEQLTWAQLGRHRKPVVIANIAGFWDPLKVLLAHMREEGFIRPELAVKYTLVERAAEIIPTLQEAVADLPDEALSEEHEPVLIGKM; encoded by the coding sequence ATGGCCACCATTCGTTCCATTTGCGTCTATTGCGGCTCGGGCAATGGTCATGCCGCGGTTCACCTGCAGGCGGCCAAGGAATTCGGCGCGGCCATGGGCAAGGCTGGCCTCCGGCTGGTCTATGGCGGCGGCGGCACCGGCCTGATGGGCGCGCTGGCCGGCGCGGTCATCGAGAATGGCGGCCAGGTGACCGGCATCATTCCGGAATTCCTGAAGCGCAAGGAAATGGCGATGGACGGCGTGCAGGAAATGATCACGGTTCCCGACATGCATGTCCGCAAGATGATGATGTTCCACAAGGCCGACAGCTTCGTCGCGCTTCCCGGCGGCATCGGCACGCTCGAGGAACTGGTCGAGCAATTGACCTGGGCCCAGCTCGGCCGGCATCGCAAGCCCGTGGTCATCGCCAATATCGCCGGCTTCTGGGATCCCCTGAAGGTGCTGCTCGCCCATATGCGCGAAGAGGGCTTCATCCGGCCGGAACTGGCGGTGAAATACACCCTGGTCGAGCGCGCCGCCGAGATCATCCCGACCTTGCAGGAAGCCGTTGCCGACCTGCCCGACGAGGCGCTGTCGGAGGAGCATGAGCCGGTGCTGATCGGCAAGATGTGA
- the cimA gene encoding citramalate synthase, translated as MTERLYLFDTTLRDGAQTTGVDFTLDDKLKIAALLDDLGLDYIEGGYPGANPTDTALFAEKRSYRAGFTAFGMTKRAGRSAANDPGVAALLEAEADAICFVAKAWDYHVHVALGATLDENLEGIRDSVAAAKARGFEVMLDCEHFFDGFKANPAYALTCARTAFEAGARWVVLCDTNGGTLPEEVFEIVGEVARHVPGDHLGIHAHNDTEQAVANSLAAVRAGCRQIQGTMNGLGERCGNANLASIIPTLLLKTAYAERFSIGVSADRLTHLTSASRRLDELLNRSPNRHAPYVGASAFATKAGIHASAVMKEPETYEHVPPASVGNRRHVLVSEQAGKSNVLAELERVGLTVAKDDPRVARILDEVKERESLGYAYEGADASFFLLAKRMMGEVPVFFEVERFKVNVERRWNALGDLVSFSEATVKVKVGDEELISAAEGNGPINALDAALRKDLGKYQRFIEDLELVDFRVRILNGGTGAVTRVLIESKDGQGETWTTVGVSPNIIDASFQALTDSITYKLVKDGVGI; from the coding sequence ATGACCGAACGCCTCTATCTCTTCGACACCACCTTGCGCGACGGCGCGCAGACCACCGGCGTCGATTTCACCCTGGACGACAAGCTGAAGATCGCAGCCCTGCTCGACGATCTCGGCCTCGACTATATCGAGGGCGGCTATCCCGGCGCCAATCCGACCGACACCGCCCTGTTCGCCGAGAAGCGGTCCTATCGCGCCGGCTTTACCGCCTTCGGCATGACCAAGCGCGCCGGCCGCTCGGCCGCCAATGATCCCGGCGTCGCGGCCCTCCTGGAAGCCGAGGCCGATGCCATCTGTTTCGTCGCCAAGGCCTGGGACTATCACGTCCATGTCGCGCTCGGCGCGACGCTGGACGAGAACCTCGAAGGCATCCGCGACTCGGTTGCAGCAGCCAAGGCCCGCGGCTTCGAGGTGATGCTCGACTGCGAGCATTTCTTCGACGGCTTCAAGGCCAATCCCGCCTATGCGCTGACCTGCGCCCGCACGGCCTTCGAGGCCGGCGCCCGCTGGGTGGTGCTGTGCGACACCAATGGCGGCACGCTGCCCGAAGAGGTCTTCGAGATCGTCGGCGAGGTGGCCCGCCACGTGCCCGGCGACCATCTCGGCATCCACGCGCACAACGACACCGAACAGGCGGTGGCCAATTCGCTGGCCGCCGTGCGCGCCGGCTGCCGGCAGATCCAGGGCACGATGAACGGGCTCGGCGAGCGCTGCGGCAATGCCAATCTCGCCTCCATCATCCCGACGCTCCTGCTGAAGACGGCTTATGCCGAGCGCTTTTCGATCGGCGTCAGCGCCGATCGGCTGACCCACCTCACCTCGGCGTCGCGCAGGCTCGACGAACTGCTGAACCGGTCGCCCAACCGCCACGCGCCCTATGTCGGCGCCTCGGCCTTCGCCACCAAGGCCGGCATCCATGCCTCGGCGGTCATGAAGGAGCCGGAGACCTACGAGCATGTGCCACCCGCCAGCGTCGGCAACCGGCGCCACGTGCTGGTCTCCGAACAGGCCGGCAAGTCGAACGTGCTGGCGGAGCTCGAGCGCGTCGGTCTCACCGTCGCCAAGGACGACCCGCGCGTCGCGCGCATCCTCGACGAGGTCAAGGAGCGCGAAAGCCTCGGTTATGCCTATGAAGGGGCTGACGCCTCGTTCTTCCTGCTCGCCAAGCGGATGATGGGCGAAGTGCCGGTGTTCTTCGAGGTCGAGCGCTTCAAGGTCAATGTCGAGCGACGCTGGAACGCGCTCGGCGATCTCGTGTCGTTCTCGGAAGCAACCGTGAAGGTGAAGGTCGGCGACGAGGAACTGATCTCGGCGGCCGAAGGCAATGGTCCGATCAACGCCCTGGACGCGGCGCTGCGCAAGGACCTCGGCAAATACCAGCGGTTCATCGAAGACCTCGAACTGGTCGATTTTCGCGTGCGCATCCTCAACGGCGGCACCGGCGCTGTGACCCGCGTGCTGATCGAGAGCAAGGACGGCCAGGGCGAGACCTGGACGACGGTCGGCGTCTCGCCCAACATCATCGACGCGAGCTTCCAGGCGCTGACCGACAGCATCACCTACAAGCTGGTGAAGGACGGCGTGGGGATCTGA
- the cysS gene encoding cysteine--tRNA ligase: MAMTIRLYNTLTRAKDVFRPIDETNVRMYVCGPTVYDDAHIGNARPVIIFDLLFRLLRHTYGADHVTYARNITDLDDKINKRAYERGITIGELTQGTTARFHRAIDALGALRPTVEPRATDHIDEMKVICEKLVASGHAYVAEDHVLFSVPSMPDYGKLSRRPLDDMIAGARVDVAPYKRSEMDFVLWKPSREPHEPGWPSPCGITQAGRPGWHIECSAMSWKHLGEVFDIHGGGIDLVFPHHENEVAQTTCAFGHGVMANVWMHNGFLQVEGDKMSKSLGNFVTIQELLDGWEGEAWPGEVLRLTMMKGHYRQPIDWTVRAMEESWKTLEHWYRVTAGIVAGAVPTPVLDALSDDLNTAKTIAELHGLEKHGDLAGLKAALSLMGFDGARAAELTSAEGEDEKDVARIEDMVAARLTARKAKDFAESDRIRDDLAAMGIQLKDGKDKVTGEPITTWEVAR, translated from the coding sequence ATGGCCATGACGATCAGGCTCTACAACACGCTGACACGCGCGAAGGACGTCTTCCGTCCGATCGATGAGACGAACGTGCGCATGTATGTCTGCGGCCCGACGGTCTATGACGACGCCCATATCGGCAATGCCCGGCCGGTGATCATCTTCGATCTGTTGTTCCGGCTGCTCCGCCACACCTATGGCGCGGATCACGTCACCTATGCCCGCAACATCACCGACCTCGACGACAAGATCAACAAGCGCGCCTATGAGCGCGGCATTACCATTGGTGAGCTGACCCAGGGCACCACGGCGCGCTTTCATCGGGCGATCGACGCGCTCGGCGCGCTTCGGCCCACCGTCGAGCCGCGCGCCACCGATCATATCGACGAGATGAAGGTGATTTGCGAGAAGCTGGTCGCCTCGGGCCATGCCTATGTCGCCGAGGACCATGTGCTGTTCTCGGTGCCTTCAATGCCCGATTACGGCAAGCTGTCACGCCGGCCGCTCGACGACATGATCGCCGGCGCCCGGGTCGACGTCGCGCCCTACAAGCGCTCGGAAATGGATTTCGTGCTGTGGAAACCATCGCGCGAACCGCACGAGCCGGGCTGGCCGAGCCCCTGCGGCATCACGCAAGCGGGCCGCCCCGGCTGGCATATCGAATGCTCGGCGATGAGCTGGAAACACCTCGGCGAGGTGTTCGACATCCATGGCGGCGGCATCGACCTGGTCTTCCCCCACCACGAGAACGAGGTGGCGCAGACCACCTGCGCCTTCGGCCACGGCGTCATGGCCAATGTCTGGATGCATAACGGCTTCCTGCAGGTGGAAGGCGACAAGATGTCGAAAAGCCTCGGCAATTTCGTCACCATCCAGGAGTTGCTCGACGGCTGGGAGGGCGAGGCCTGGCCGGGCGAAGTGCTGCGGCTGACCATGATGAAGGGCCATTACCGCCAGCCGATCGACTGGACGGTGCGCGCCATGGAGGAAAGCTGGAAGACGCTGGAGCACTGGTACCGGGTGACGGCCGGCATCGTGGCCGGCGCCGTGCCGACGCCGGTGCTCGACGCGCTGTCGGATGACCTCAACACGGCCAAGACCATTGCCGAGCTGCATGGCCTCGAAAAGCACGGCGATCTTGCCGGCCTCAAGGCGGCGCTGTCGCTGATGGGCTTCGACGGCGCCCGGGCGGCCGAGCTGACCAGCGCCGAGGGCGAGGACGAGAAGGACGTGGCGCGGATCGAGGACATGGTCGCGGCCCGGCTGACCGCTCGCAAGGCCAAGGATTTCGCCGAATCCGACCGGATCCGCGACGATCTCGCCGCCATGGGCATCCAGCTGAAGGACGGCAAGGACAAGGTCACGGGCGAGCCGATTACCACCTGGGAGGTGGCGCGTTGA
- a CDS encoding CreA family protein — translation MIHRLVAALLAPAVLALALALPALEARAAGDRPDLIFRRSTVFRLLSPNDKLATYGIDDPDVEGVACHFTVPEKGGWAGTFGFAEQLSDVSLACRQIAPIRFRSRSGQGDVVFSEGRSFFFKRVQIVRGCDAARNVLVYMIYSDKLIDGSPQNSTSTVPIMPWGANAEIQRCSEWIR, via the coding sequence ATGATCCACCGCCTTGTCGCCGCCCTGCTCGCCCCCGCCGTTCTCGCGCTCGCCCTGGCGCTTCCCGCGCTCGAGGCCCGGGCCGCCGGCGACCGGCCGGACCTGATCTTCCGCCGCTCGACCGTGTTCCGGCTCCTGTCGCCCAACGACAAGCTCGCCACCTATGGCATCGACGACCCCGATGTGGAGGGGGTGGCCTGCCATTTCACCGTGCCGGAAAAGGGCGGCTGGGCCGGCACCTTCGGCTTCGCCGAACAGCTGTCGGACGTGTCTCTCGCCTGCCGGCAGATCGCGCCGATCCGCTTCCGCAGTCGCTCCGGCCAGGGCGACGTGGTGTTTTCCGAGGGACGGTCGTTCTTCTTCAAGCGCGTGCAGATCGTGCGGGGCTGCGACGCCGCCCGCAACGTGCTGGTCTATATGATCTATTCCGACAAGCTGATCGACGGCTCGCCGCAGAACTCGACCTCCACCGTGCCGATCATGCCCTGGGGCGCCAATGCCGAGATCCAGCGTTGCAGCGAGTGGATCCGCTAG